In a single window of the Anaerolineae bacterium genome:
- a CDS encoding 4Fe-4S binding protein produces MPIVLPVVDENICTGCGECVERCPSHAVSIVEGRVHFSAGEQCTYCGVCENVCPEGAVSLYFEVVIAPAARGRESMQTITEEP; encoded by the coding sequence GTGCCGATCGTATTACCAGTCGTTGACGAGAATATTTGCACGGGCTGTGGGGAGTGTGTGGAGCGCTGTCCGTCGCATGCGGTGAGCATTGTGGAAGGGCGCGTGCACTTCAGCGCCGGCGAGCAGTGCACCTACTGCGGCGTGTGCGAGAACGTCTGCCCGGAGGGAGCGGTTTCGCTGTACTTCGAGGTAGTCATCGCGCCGGCGGCCCGCGGCCGGGAATCCATGCAGACTATCACTGAGGAGCCATAA
- a CDS encoding 4Fe-4S binding protein has protein sequence MEHIHARTKRQIVRIDESLCNGCGLCVTPCAEGAIELVNGKARVVREELCDGAGFCLSVCPTGALSIEVREAPAFDEEAAHQRMEERGRVYIAQRCFICGASEETQALLPVRKAGQSLWVCTHCLPILIHG, from the coding sequence ATGGAACATATACACGCCCGCACGAAGCGGCAGATTGTGCGCATTGACGAAAGCCTGTGTAACGGCTGTGGACTGTGCGTCACCCCCTGCGCCGAGGGCGCCATTGAGCTGGTGAACGGGAAGGCGCGCGTGGTGCGGGAGGAGCTGTGCGACGGCGCCGGCTTCTGCCTTTCGGTGTGCCCGACCGGCGCGCTGTCCATCGAGGTGCGCGAGGCGCCGGCCTTCGACGAGGAGGCCGCGCATCAGCGCATGGAGGAGCGCGGGAGGGTATATATCGCTCAGCGCTGTTTCATTTGTGGGGCCAGCGAGGAGACACAGGCGCTTCTGCCGGTGCGCAAGGCCGGCCAGAGCCTGTGGGTGTGCACACACTGCCTGCCCATCCTGATTCACGGATAA
- a CDS encoding phosphohydrolase, translating to MALYKGCPGANIFKDVKPEYIECPYCHAEIEIWSDELLARCPSCRRIVARERGASCIDWCKYAEQCIGAQKYQQLVKERPNPTADSMPAKGAA from the coding sequence ATGGCGTTGTACAAGGGGTGTCCTGGGGCGAATATATTCAAGGACGTGAAGCCGGAATATATCGAGTGCCCCTACTGCCACGCGGAAATTGAAATCTGGTCCGACGAACTGCTGGCGCGCTGTCCCTCCTGCCGGCGAATCGTGGCGCGCGAGCGCGGGGCTTCCTGCATTGACTGGTGCAAATACGCGGAGCAGTGCATCGGCGCCCAGAAGTACCAACAGTTGGTCAAGGAGCGGCCGAATCCTACTGCGGATTCCATGCCGGCCAAGGGAGCGGCATGA